The Faecalibacter bovis genome includes the window TCAACACTGTCTTCTGTAATATTATCTCTTCCTTTTTCAGTAGAATTTTTGAAAATATAATTATACTCATTTCCCCATCCACCTTTACCTTTACTAGTTGTTTTAGTCAAAGTAGCAATACTATATCTATAATTTTCTTGAGTTGCATTATCAAAATAATTATTCAAGAAGATATATAATGCAACAAAACTTAGACATACAAAAACAAAATATTTTGATAGAAATTTAATAATCTTCATATTACAATAAGAGCTATTATTTAACCAAAATAAAAGGAATCACGATCATTTAAGAAATTAAAATGTTTACGTGTTTTATCTTGTTTTTCTTTATCAATTTCGAATTGTAAGATTTCGGGATGAGAATTTATGACTTCTAAATCTTCTCCCAAGGTATCAAACAAATGAGAATCGCCTTTATATTCTAAATCATAGCCATCAATTCCCGTTCTATTTACTCCGGCTACATACGCCATGTTTTCCATCGCACGCGCTTTTAAAAGCGTAATCCATGCTTCTCGACGAGCTTTAGGCCAACTTGCATTACACAGCAATAAATCGTACGGATTTTCTTCTGTATTGCGAATCCAAACTGGGAAACGTAGATCGTAACAAACAATTGGTCTAATTTTCCAACCTTTGTATTCAATCGTTACAATTTTATCTCCAGCAGAGTAAACTGTGGCTTCTTTCCCATAAGAAAATAAGTGTTTTTTATCGTACATATAAATCCCACTATTTGGTGTTACGAAGTAAAAACGATTAAAATATTTATCATTTTCTAACGTAGATACACTTCCTGCAACAGCACAATTTAACTCTTTCGCTTTTTGTTCCATCCATTGAAATGTTGGTCCGAAAGGTTTTTCACCTATCTGATCTACAGCCATCGAAAATCCTGAAGCAAACATTTCTGGTAAAAGAATTATATCTGTTTGATGATTTTCTAAGATTTTATCTAAATAATCGTGGTTAGCTTTTGCATCTTCCCAAATTACATCGTACTGAATTAGGCTTATTTTTAATTTTTTATCCTGCTGCATTTTTTCGTTTAATTATGGGTTTGTAAAGAAAGTCTTTATTTAAATTATTTAAGATATAATATACTAAAATAAAAGTGAAGAAACCAAGCATAGCACCACCAATTGTATCAATTGCAAAGTGTTTAGATAAGTAAATTCGGCTGAATGCAATCAGAGGGAAATGCAGTGCAATGATAAATTGTAAGACTCTATTTTTTATCATGGTACATAATGTCATTGCAATTATAACCGCCAACAATGTGTGTCCTGATGGAAATGTGTAAGGAATTTGTAATCGATCACCTTCAATTAAATATAAATCGATATGTTTTTGATTGAAATAATATGATGGTCGATGTACGTGTTTAAAATACGTTTTCTTTACCAATGTATTGATCAAAGAAGCAATACCTTCAGTTATTAATGCATAACCTAACGTTATCCAATTGCTTTTATATGCGATGTATGTAATAAGTACAAAAAGGAAACCTGTTGTACCGTAATCGGTATAAAATTTAAAGAAAGTGTCTAAAAATGGAGTATGAAATTGATTTACGATTAAATGAAAATCATCTCGGCCAAAATATTGTGTCATAGCTAATGCTATAAAATTGTAGCAGAAAAAGACAATGAAGAATGGCCAAATGTTTTGGATTAAATCCTTAGAATTCATGTAATTTTAATTGGTGTGCTATCAAAATTATGAATAAAAAAAAACTTGGCAAAAGCCAAGTTTTAAAACGTTTTAATTATATAAGTTAAATTATTTTACTTTTTCTACGATTGCTTTGAAAGCTTCTGGGTGGTTCATCGCTAAATCCGCTAATACTTTACGGTTTAATTCGATACCTGCCTTTTTAGTAGCTCCCATGAATTGAGAATAAGACATTCCGTGTAATCTTGCACCTGCGTTAATTCTTTGAATCCATAACGCACGGAAATTTCTTTTCTTTTGACGTCTATCACGGTAAGCGTATTGTAAACCTTTTTCTACTGCATTTTTAGCAACAGTCCAAACGTTTTTACGTCTTCCGAAATATCCTTTAGCAAGTTTTAAAACTCTTTTTCTACGCGCTCTTGACGCTACAGCATTTACTGATCTTGGCATAATTTTTAATTTTTTTGATGTGGGCGAGATTACTCTACTTTAAGGCCCATCAACAGGGTTAAATAATGAATTAATAAACCAGATAAGATTTCTCTTATCTAAATTGGATTATCTTAAAGCTAATTGAGACTTTACAGACTTAACATCAGCAGCATCAACTAATCCTGTTTGAGTTAAGTTACGTTTTTGTTTAGTCTCTTTTTTAGTTAAGATGTGGCTTTTAAAAGCGTGTTTTCTTTTAATTTTACCAGTTCCTGTTAATTTGAAACGTTTTTTCGCTCCAGATTTTGTTTTTAATTTTGGCATGATTACAAATTGTATTTAAAATTAAAACGTTTTATATTTTGGAGATGAAACCTAAAATTATTTTTTAGGTCCCATCATCATAATCATTCTTTTACCTTCTAATTTAGGCATTTGTTCAACTTTTCCAACTTCTTCAAGTTCTTGAGCTAAACGTAATAATA containing:
- a CDS encoding nitrilase-related carbon-nitrogen hydrolase, whose amino-acid sequence is MQQDKKLKISLIQYDVIWEDAKANHDYLDKILENHQTDIILLPEMFASGFSMAVDQIGEKPFGPTFQWMEQKAKELNCAVAGSVSTLENDKYFNRFYFVTPNSGIYMYDKKHLFSYGKEATVYSAGDKIVTIEYKGWKIRPIVCYDLRFPVWIRNTEENPYDLLLCNASWPKARREAWITLLKARAMENMAYVAGVNRTGIDGYDLEYKGDSHLFDTLGEDLEVINSHPEILQFEIDKEKQDKTRKHFNFLNDRDSFYFG
- a CDS encoding phosphatase PAP2 family protein, giving the protein MNSKDLIQNIWPFFIVFFCYNFIALAMTQYFGRDDFHLIVNQFHTPFLDTFFKFYTDYGTTGFLFVLITYIAYKSNWITLGYALITEGIASLINTLVKKTYFKHVHRPSYYFNQKHIDLYLIEGDRLQIPYTFPSGHTLLAVIIAMTLCTMIKNRVLQFIIALHFPLIAFSRIYLSKHFAIDTIGGAMLGFFTFILVYYILNNLNKDFLYKPIIKRKNAAG
- the rplT gene encoding 50S ribosomal protein L20, which codes for MPRSVNAVASRARRKRVLKLAKGYFGRRKNVWTVAKNAVEKGLQYAYRDRRQKKRNFRALWIQRINAGARLHGMSYSQFMGATKKAGIELNRKVLADLAMNHPEAFKAIVEKVK
- the rpmI gene encoding 50S ribosomal protein L35, with product MPKLKTKSGAKKRFKLTGTGKIKRKHAFKSHILTKKETKQKRNLTQTGLVDAADVKSVKSQLALR